In Paenibacillus thermoaerophilus, the following proteins share a genomic window:
- a CDS encoding DNA-3-methyladenine glycosylase family protein has translation MNDSAFELPLPSLFSFRECLAYMARSPLECLYEADGESVTRLVRAGSGTALVRLTCPGERAMRVQVLGGSVSQQERELLIRYIRDWFDLDRDLEPFMAIARTDSLAGPLVRERAGLRIVGIPDLFEALCWAIVGQQVNLAFAYKLKRRLTEAYGESAEREGTVYRLFPQPERLAGASVEELYGLQLTRNKAIAVLTVAERMAGGQLSRERLLALPDSQAVDRELTAIRGVGPWTSQYVRMRCLGDPTSLPIGDAGLQNAAKILLGLDRKPTEPELRDLFAPWRGWESYLTFYLWRTLY, from the coding sequence ATGAACGATTCCGCTTTTGAGCTGCCGCTGCCCTCCTTGTTCAGCTTCCGCGAATGTCTGGCTTATATGGCCCGCTCGCCGCTGGAATGTCTGTATGAGGCGGACGGCGAATCGGTCACCCGGCTCGTCCGGGCCGGCTCCGGAACCGCGCTGGTCAGGCTGACTTGCCCGGGGGAGCGGGCGATGCGCGTGCAGGTATTGGGCGGCTCGGTTTCCCAGCAGGAACGGGAGCTCCTCATCCGGTATATCCGGGATTGGTTCGATCTGGATCGGGATCTCGAACCGTTTATGGCCATTGCCCGGACGGACTCGCTGGCGGGGCCGCTGGTTCGCGAACGGGCGGGGCTGCGCATCGTCGGCATTCCCGACCTGTTCGAAGCGCTTTGCTGGGCGATCGTCGGCCAGCAGGTCAATCTGGCGTTCGCCTACAAGCTGAAGCGGCGGTTGACGGAGGCTTACGGGGAGTCGGCCGAACGGGAGGGAACCGTCTATCGGCTGTTCCCGCAGCCCGAGCGGTTGGCCGGCGCGTCCGTCGAGGAGCTGTACGGGCTTCAGCTCACGAGAAACAAGGCCATCGCGGTCCTGACGGTGGCGGAGCGGATGGCCGGCGGACAGTTGAGCCGCGAACGGCTGCTGGCGTTGCCCGATTCCCAAGCGGTCGATCGAGAGCTGACGGCGATACGGGGAGTGGGGCCCTGGACCTCCCAGTATGTGCGGATGAGATGCTTGGGCGACCCGACTTCTCTGCCGATCGGCGACGCCGGGCTTCAAAATGCCGCGAAGATCTTGCTGGGCCTGGATCGGAAGCCAACCGAACCGGAACTGAGGGATTTGTTTGCCCCGTGGCGGGGGTGGGAATCTTACCTGACCTTTTATTTATGGCGGACGCTTTATTAG
- a CDS encoding aldehyde dehydrogenase, with amino-acid sequence MEGVTPEQVRDILDAHRQFYREGHTRSLKFRLEQLGKLRDAMIRYDRDIKAALHRDLRKSEFEALATETGFALMSIRYTMKHLKRWMKPQKVRTPVHLQPSRSYIVSEPYGTVLIIGPFNYPFQLLIEPLIGAIAAGNCAVLKPSEHTPAVSAVIGALIRETFDERYIRVVEGEKETTSALIRAPFDHIFFTGSVPVGKIVMQAAAANLTPVTLELGGKSPVIVDASANLDLAAKRIMWGKLLNAGQTCISPDYVLVHESVKERLVDKMKAAVVGFYGEDASKSPDYGRIVNTRHFDRLATILERDREKIAYGGASNREDLYIEPTLIDPASWEDASMEDEIFGPILPILTYRRLDDAIRMILDRPKPLALYVFTEDRSVEREVLSRVPFGGGCVNDTIMHVANHHLPFGGVGPSGFGAYHGKHSFDVFSHRKSILRKSTRFDIKLAFPPYGDKIRLLKKILK; translated from the coding sequence GTGGAAGGAGTTACACCCGAACAAGTCCGGGACATTCTTGACGCGCACCGCCAGTTTTATCGCGAGGGGCATACGCGGAGTCTGAAGTTCCGGCTGGAGCAGCTCGGCAAGCTCCGGGACGCCATGATCCGGTACGACCGGGACATCAAGGCCGCTCTCCATCGGGATCTGCGCAAAAGCGAGTTCGAAGCGCTGGCGACGGAGACGGGCTTCGCGCTGATGAGCATCCGCTATACGATGAAGCATCTCAAGCGCTGGATGAAGCCGCAGAAGGTCCGGACGCCGGTCCATCTGCAGCCGTCCCGCAGCTATATCGTCAGCGAACCGTACGGCACGGTATTGATTATCGGGCCGTTCAACTATCCGTTCCAGCTCTTGATCGAACCGCTCATCGGAGCGATCGCCGCCGGCAACTGCGCCGTCCTCAAGCCGTCGGAGCATACGCCGGCCGTGTCGGCCGTCATCGGGGCCCTCATCCGGGAGACGTTCGACGAGCGCTACATCCGGGTGGTCGAGGGGGAGAAAGAGACGACGTCCGCCTTGATCCGCGCCCCGTTCGACCATATCTTCTTCACCGGGAGCGTGCCGGTAGGCAAAATCGTCATGCAGGCCGCCGCCGCGAATCTGACGCCGGTCACGCTGGAGCTGGGCGGGAAGAGCCCGGTCATCGTCGACGCCAGCGCCAATCTCGACCTGGCCGCCAAAAGGATCATGTGGGGCAAGCTGTTGAATGCCGGCCAAACCTGCATCTCTCCAGACTACGTCCTGGTTCATGAGAGCGTGAAGGAGCGGCTTGTCGACAAGATGAAAGCGGCGGTTGTCGGCTTTTACGGAGAGGATGCGTCCAAAAGCCCGGACTACGGCCGTATCGTGAATACGCGCCACTTCGACCGGCTGGCGACCATACTGGAACGGGATCGGGAGAAAATCGCCTATGGCGGCGCGTCGAACCGGGAAGATCTCTATATCGAACCCACGCTGATCGATCCCGCTTCCTGGGAAGACGCTTCCATGGAGGACGAGATCTTCGGGCCGATCCTGCCCATCCTGACGTACCGCCGGCTGGACGACGCGATCCGCATGATTCTGGATCGCCCGAAGCCGTTAGCCTTGTATGTATTCACCGAAGACCGCAGCGTGGAGCGCGAGGTGCTGAGCCGCGTGCCGTTCGGCGGCGGCTGCGTCAACGATACGATCATGCACGTGGCGAACCACCATCTTCCGTTCGGCGGCGTCGGCCCGTCCGGATTCGGAGCCTATCACGGAAAACACAGCTTCGACGTGTTCTCCCACCGCAAGAGCATCCTGCGCAAAAGCACCCGGTTCGATATCAAGCTGGCATTTCCACCTTACGGCGACAAGATCCGTCTGCTGAAGAAAATCCTGAAGTGA